Within Vicia villosa cultivar HV-30 ecotype Madison, WI linkage group LG1, Vvil1.0, whole genome shotgun sequence, the genomic segment tgatgcgcaagataatctgccaacacactacctaTGATGGCTTTCTGAGTagtatattggatatcatattcagtcaaaatcatctgccacctggctactcttccggaaagagcgggcttctcaaaaacatacttgataggatccatcttggaaatcaataaggtggtgtgaaccaacatatactgcctcagccggcgagcagcccacaccaaagcacagcaagttttctcgagcagtgagtatcgggattcacagtcggtaagctttttgctaaggtagtatattgcatgctcttttcggtcAGACttgtcatgttgacccagcacacatcccattgaattttcaagaactgtgaggtacataatcaaaggccttcctggaactggaggcattagtatcggaggttcctgcagatactctttcactttttcgaatgctttttgacaatcattattccacctggccgtctgatcttttcttagcaatttgaatattggttcacaagtggccctaagatgagagatgaatctagcaatgtagttcaacctccctaagaaaccacgaacctctttttctgttctcggctcaggcatctcttgtatagcttttattttcgcaggatcgacctcaataccttttccactaacaacaaagcccaacaactttccggattgcactccgaaagtgcatttgtttggattcaacctcagtttGAATTcgcgaagcctttcaaacaacttctgcaagtgaaccaagtgctctctttagtgtgagactttgcaatcatgtcgtcgacatacacttcaatctctttgtgaatcatgtcgtgaaaaagagtcaccatggcacgctgatacgttgcccctgcgtttttcaacccaaaaggcatgactttatagcagaaagttccccatggtgtgataaacgttgttttatccatgtcttctggtgccatcttgatctgattgtacccagagaagccatccatgaaggaaaacactttgaaaggagcagttTTATCAACCAGCACATCAATGTGGGGAAGAGGAAAATtatctttcggactcgccctgttcaaatctctataatcaacacacatcctgacctttccgtccttcttaggcacaggaacaatattcgcaacccacggagggtaattcacaacttgcaagAAGCCAGCATcaaattgtttctcaacctctttcttaatcttctcagacatatctgggcgagtccttcgaagcttctgcttgacaggaggactatcttccttgagaggtagacggtgtaccactatatctgtatcaagaccaggcatatcctcataggaccaagcaaatatATCTGCATACTTTTTCAACATAACAATAAGTctctgcttcacactattctcaagcgcagcccctatcttgacttctcggacttgctctttagtgccaacatttaccatctcaattgcctcctgatgcggctgaatcgctttcttttcttcctgtttcaacaatctggccaactcattggggagatcacaatcttcataagcttcctcctcggcttggtagatcggattgtcaaaatcataataagcaatagcggaactgttaccaatagaatccgtggtggtggaacatctgcatgattgatgttttattttagttttatttttattaagatatgtgcaagtgtgtgcaaaaacattgccatttaaaggaaaaagttaaaagaaagacaaagagcgaaacatttgaatgcaaaaacgtccttttatttcatgattaactttgaaaaatgcgaactgcatggccctacaaatgattcactacgccttgggcagaacgtaggaattatgtcatgataagaaaagtaaaaacaaggaatttactcctgagcctGTGTAACTTGAATGACATCTTCGATTATCCAGTTGCGAGGCATCTCCCCaagaatacttggacgaatccagctatcaaagtcacaatcactatccacctcttcaccattgacaatggcgtCAACCTGACCGTCTTGAATGACACCACCACTCACAAACTTGGTCGGGCTAAGGATACCGGGCTTAGGCGATGCACTCTGCTTCCTTGGgctgaaaccaagaccattcttgtcaaaCTTGGGACGCACATTAATTACCTGCCCCCAGCCTTCCACTCTTCCAGTCTCAACGACAACCTGAGCATCTTTCAAAGAGGACATAACCGTTTCTGGCTTTGTTATCTCAtaaggaggagttctcacagcattcacagcctcaaacgcttggaacggcgtctcatgtatttcaccttcgatctacacatatcggaaagaggacaagtgactcacgatatAATCTTCTTCACCATAAACCGTCACTACTTTACTgtcaaccggatacttcaacttctgatgaagagtggatgtcacagcaccagccttgtgaatccacggtcgtcccaacaaacaacagtaagcaggttgaatgtccatcacataaaaggttgtagtaaagatctgaggacccacttggattggtagatctacctctccgtacacagacctccttgaaccgtcaAAGGCTCGCACCACCAACTCACTAGGCCTTAACTCCACACCAGCATAGTCAATTCTCATTAGAGCTGATTTGGGAAGCACGTTTaaagaagacccagtatcaaccaaaacacgggacaaagtcgtccccttacaTTCAATCGAgatatgcaaagccttgttatggtttctcccttctggagaaagatcacgatccgtaaatcccaaaccgttcccagcggagatattattggctaccgcttctagctgattcacagatatttcatgcgggacgtaagcaccattcaggattctcaagagagcatctctatgaccttctgaacacatcagCAGTTGCAAGATAGAAATCTTTGattgggtctgacccaactgctcaacaaccttgtaatcagacttcctgatgattctcaataattcttccacatccttggaagacacAGCACTATCAGGTGCCCCATTATGGGTCGGAGAATTCTGGACATAAGTCACTACTTGTTTTCCTTTGgccttagccaaagcatctgcattgTTTTGAACAAGCTGAGGGGAGAACACCCTACCACTGCGAGTGATCCTACCAGTACCGGCGAAATTATCAGTGATTGCAACTGAGGCCTCAACAAGCTTCTCTTTAGATGGCTCGCCTTCCTCCTTTGTGCCATAGTAATATACGTCTGAACCATAATGCCAAAGGATGGCCTTCTCACTCTCATATGGAATAGGCCCTGGCACAGTAATCATCAACGCCGCTGGTTGTTCCTCATACGGGATACTGACAGGTATCTGAATAGGCACTTGGATACATATTGGAATAACTGGATCATAAGGAATTGAGATCACAGACACTTCACCATCCTTACTTTTTGAACCTCTCAACCTTCGATAGAACTGAAGAGGACCTTCATCAATCAGCTTTTGTACCATACTTTTCAAATCAGCACAACCTTCAGGTTGACTTTTGCAAATCTCACAATCAACACCACAGCCCGGGAAGATACCGCTATTAATCAGATGTTGCTTCACAGATACAAGAGGAAAAGTCAAACAGCTCACATTAGACACAACACTTATCTCTTCACTCTCAATGGCATTCACACCCGAACCTCCGTGAGTAGGCATCGGATTATTAAcaatattgggtgtaggagtAAATTGAATAATCTTTTAATCCAACAAATCTTGGACCTTGTTCTTCAAAGCAATGCACCTCTCTGTATCATGCCCAGCGGCACCTGAATGAAAAGCACATCGTGCGTTTGCATTGTAATTCGGAGATTGTGTATCCGGAGCACTCGGGGCATATCTCAAAGTGATCTTctcaatcttgagcaaatgttgcaACACCTGGGCATAGGTCATGGGAATCGGATCAATCTTTCTATGAGGCCTAGTCCTGGGAGGATAGCGATCATTATTGGAACGTTGtccctgttgttgttgttgttgtggtactggGATCATGACAGCATTAACCTGTGAATTGCTTCTCCCTGAGCCCCTTCTTCCATATATGGCATCCGCATTTCCTTCCTTCCTTTTGGCATAACCCTCAGCTTGCTTCTTACCACCAGCAGAATTAGAAGAAGCTCCTAActgaattttccccatctttaGACCCATCTCAACACGTTCGCCATATCTCACCATCTCAGAAAAGTTGGATGAAGCACTACAAGCCAAGTAATAGTGTCCAGACAAAGTACTGGTGAACATATCTATCATCTCACACTCAATCATAGGTGGCTGAACCCTCGCAGCTAACTCACTCCATTTTtgagcgtactctttgaaagattctttagaccCCTGAACCAAACTCTGCAATTGGGTCCTATTGGGTGCCATATCAACATTGTACTGATAGTGCTTAATAaaagcctccacaagatctctccaagaatggaTATGAGTACGCTCAAGTTGAACATACCACTCCAAGGAAGCCCCAGcaagactatcctggaagaaatgcattagGAAACCTTCATCCTCTGAATAAACTGACATCTTGCGATAATAAGCCTTGACATGAGTCATGGGACTAGTCGCCCCATTGTATTTGTAAAAAGATGGAACTTTAAATTTTGGTGGAATCCTCACACCAGGAACCAATCCaa encodes:
- the LOC131593526 gene encoding uncharacterized protein LOC131593526, translating into MAEMRAQLTEQMNAQMAQFMEALTNVTKGQDDLRVLVENSRRNENGGHHGLFDDVSGRIDDHHDPNEFDHVSRHSADGAHDEVERYRLIEERLRVVEGKGVLGMDINDFGLVPGVRIPPKFKVPSFYKYNGATSPMTHVKAYYRKMSVYSEDEGFLMHFFQDSLAGASLEWYVQLERTHIHSWRDLVEAFIKHYQYNVDMAPNRTQLQSLVQGSKESFKEYAQKWSELAARVQPPMIECEMIDMFTSTLSGHYYLACSASSNFSEMVRYGERVEMGLKMGKIQLGASSNSAGGKKQAEGYAKRKEGNADAIYGRRGSGRSNSQVNAVMIPVPQQQQQQGQRSNNDRYPPRTRPHRKIDPIPMTYAQVLQHLLKIEKITLRYAPSAPDTQSPNYNANARCAFHSGAAGHDTERCIALKNKVQDLLD